The Leptolyngbya sp. FACHB-261 DNA window GACGCAGCAGGGCAGGGTCTAGGCTCTCCGGTCGGTTGGTTGCAGCCAGAACAATAACCGTGGCATCGCCAACCGCAAAACCATCCATTTCGGTCAGAAGTTGGTTCAGGGTTTGCTCGCGCTCGTCATTGCCGCCGTAGATGCCACTACTGCGAGACTTACCAATGGCATCCAGCTCATCAATGAAGATGATGCAGGGCGCCTGCTTTTTGGCCTGCTCGAACAGGTCACGCACTCGCGCTGCACCAGCACCTACAAATAGTTCGACAAACTCAGAACCCGAAATGCTGAAGAAGGTGACACCGGCTTCACCGGCTACCGCCTTAGCAAGCAGGGTCTTGCCTGTACCCGGAGGACCGACCAGCAGAACACCCTTGGGAATTCGAGCTCCGATTTGAGTAAAGCGCTGGGGGCTCTTGAGAAACTCAACGATTTCCACCAGCTCGGTCTTTGATTCCTCAACCCCAGCAACATCGGCAAAGGTCGTCTTGGCAGATTCGCCCTCGACGTAAACCTTGGCTTTGCTCTTGGTGATCGAGAGTGCCCCTTGAGGACCGCCGAAGCCACGGCCTGAGAAAAACTGGAAGATAGCAACAAAGATGAGTGGGGGAACTACCCAGCTCAGTAAGCTGGTCAACCAACCATTTTGAGCAGGCGGAGCTGCCGCAAACTCAACACCATTGGCTTCCAGAATCTTGGGCAGTTCTAGATCGAGGGGGATAGGCGTAGTGGCAAGGACTTGGGCGGGTTGGTCGTCTGTTGCCTTGAGCTGGTAGCGGATCTGGTTTTGACCCAGCGAAACCCGCGTAACTTGCTGCTCCTCAATTTGATGCACAAACAAGCTGTAGGGAACCTGGGGAATGGAAGGGCCAAACAGGTTTGGAAAAAATACATTCACCAGCAGAAACAGACTCGACAGCAACAATATGATGTTGGCGATCTGACGGCCACGAGGGGCACGAGGTTGGTCTTTGACGGCCATCGGACAGGATGCTCCACACTAGGGGCGATAGTTAGTACTGAGAAGTAGGAGACGGAGCCCGCTCTCCTATGTTAAGCAATGCAAAGATCCTGAGTATTTGTGCTGCGCTCGCCAAGGCAGGGCAGTCATCTACTCAAGCAGCTATCTCTCAAATAGTCATCTGCCGAAATAGTCAATAGTCAGCCGCTTTCAACTGCTCAATTAGCCTGTACACCTGCTGAGGCGTACTGCTGAATCCAGCTTTGTAGCAGGGGATTGACCAGGTCTGGCGCTTCATCTTGAGGGCAATGTCCAGCAGGAACAGTGACAAACTCCTGAACGCAGTCGAAGCGAGCCAATTCGCGCCCCAACTGTACCGGCTCCCACGGGTCGTGCTCGCCCCAGATCATTAGTGCTGGACAGGGCAGAACCGCTAGCAGATCCTCAGGGAGGGGCCCCTGAGAGTAGCGAACAAAGGCCAGGAAAACCTCGGCAGCTCCAGAACTAGCTGCCGGCTCCAGTAGCAGTTCCACTAGTTCATCGCTGACGGTTTCGGGACGACTGTAGGCTTTCAGCAAAATCTTGCGCACGGTGTTGCGCGTGCTCACTTGGCTGAAGAAGAAGCGCCCAAACGGTGCAAAGCTGAGTAGACCTTGCATAGCCGAAGCGCCAACACCGCGATACCAGGGCAGGGTTGCTCGCTTACGCTCGTGCAGCAGGCGCAGGGAACAATTCAGCAGAGCTACGGCTTTGACCAGTTCCGGTGCCTGCACAGCAGCCTGCATCGCCACAATACAGCCAATGGAGTTGCCGATCAGCAGCACGGGCTGCTCTGCAGTCCCCTGGGCTACCTCCCGGCAGAAATCTACGACCTGTGCCCCCCAAGTTTCGAAGGTATAGGGAACTTGTTCACCAGGCAGTAATTCCCCCCGCCGGTTAGGGGTGGGTTTCGCAGATTGCCCGAAGCCAATCAAATCGAGCGCGTAGACTTGAGCAACAGTGGCTAAAGCCTCCAGATTCTGTCGCCAGTGACCACTAGAGGCACCGAAACCGTGGATCAGAACCACAATGGGCTTACCAGGTTGGTTGACCCCGGCCTGTTGGTAAGCAATGGGAAAGCCCTGCCAGAGCCAGGTCAGTGTTTCGCGAGTGCAGGAGACCACCAGATTTAATTCCGTCCCTGTTAATGCTTCTTTACTAAATTGTGCCACTTTTGCTCAACACTGCTTTACAATCTCAGGGCGGATGCGCAGCCCAAGCGTCCTAGAATGACTACAACCTTGTGCTGATTTTTGCCGCATCTAGTCAACGGGCGTAGGTTTCAACCTTATGGAATGGCACGTCACCGATGCTCAAAGCCTTGCGATTATTGACCGGGAAATTGGCGACCACGCCTTTTCACCTTCCGAGTACGAAATTGTACGCCGGGTTATCTACGCAACAGCTGATTTTGAGTACAAGTATTTAGTTCAGTTCTCCGATCAGGCCTTGCAAGCAGGAGCCGCAGCCCTAGCAGCTCGGAGCACGATCATTGTAGATGTGCCCATGCTGCAAGTGGCAATTGCCCCCAGTATTCAAGCGACTTTTGCTAATCCGGTGTACTGCAGTATGGATGCTCTTACCCGACCGCAACGGGAGAAGTCGCGCACGGCCTGGGGCATTGCAACGCTAGCCCAGCGTTATCCAGAAGGCATTTTTGTTGTAGGCCAGTCCCAAACTGCCCTGACGACTTTAGTTGAGCTGATTGAAATTGAAGAAATTAAACCAGCTCTGGTAATTGCTACACCTTCAGGCTTTTTGGAGGCCGATGCAGCTAAAGAACGACTGCAAGACTCCCAAATCCCTCACATTCGGATTGAGGGACGTAAAGGGAGTGCTGTTGTCGCTGCGGCTATTTTAGATGGCTTAGTTGATTTGGCCTGGCAGGCCTATGGTCAAGAGGGCAATGGTCACAGCTGGGGCCATTAGGTTTCAAAGTTAGGTCTCAAAATTTCTGCTAAGCGTCGCTACCTAGGCTGCTCAATTCACTGGTATAAAGCCGACCACTGGGACGCAAGGTGATTAGGTCTTCAATGTTGCGCAGCATTGTGGAACAAATAGCGTCAAGGGGCAGATCATTGGGGTCGCGACCAAAGGGATTTTCGATCTCAATGCCAATCGCTTCAATGCCCAACAAAGTGAAGCTGATCAACGCAACCACAGGACCAGTAATCCACACCAGCTGATCTACCATTTGAAAAGGTAGAGAGAAAGAGTAGATCAACAGCAATTGCTTGAGGTGGATGGCATAGGCTAGAGGCATGGGCGTTTTGAGGATACGCTCACAAGCTCCTAATGCATCCACCAAGTCATCTAGTAGCTCGTGCATTGCAGTCAACTGATGGCTGCTCAAGCGCCCGCGTCGATGTTGATCCTGCAAATAATCGCCAATCCAAAAGGCGATTTCTAGGGGCGGATGGTTCATAGTTTTGAGTTTGAGATACTGTGAGGGCGCTAGCAACGCTTCCAGTTCGGCACTCAAAGGTTCTTGCCGCAGGTGCAGTTTTACGGCAACCGCAAAAGCCACAAGTAAGCGTAAAGTAGCGATCTTCTGCGTGCGGTCAGCAGGCTCCTCTTCAGTCACTGCCATCCAGAGCTGACGCGCCAAATTCCGCACGGTATTAGTTAAAGTCCCCCAAGCTTTTCGGCCCTCCCAAAAACGCTCATAAGCAGTATTTGTGCGAAAAACTAGCAACAAACCCAGCACAATGCTAGGAATGAGGCTACCCAGAACTGGTAGGGATACTGGCCAGCCCAACACATGTAAAACGGAGATCAGGCCACCGAAGAGCCCACAAATTAAAGCTCGCGGAAAGACCTCTGGAATCACCGAGCCTTGAAGCCGCAAAGCCAGTCTGAACCAATACAGCTTTTCGAGAGTCATTCGACTGCGTGCGCCTGCCAGACTTTACTTACTATTGCCAAAAATACAGCTTGGCAGGTCGAGTGTGCAAAGGCATTAGGTGCGCAGGGGCAAGGTTGCGGCTTGCTCAGGCGTCGGTTCGCTTTCTACTTCTACAGGTACCAATTCTGGTGGCATCAATTCCGAGGCCATTAATTCTGAGGGTATCAGTTCAACCTCAGTACCAGAGGGCAGCAAGGTCGGTTGAACTGGTCTGCCTCTAAGTAGGCCCGTCAAGCTACGAAGTTCAAGTTGTAGCAGCTGAATGACCTGTGGCACCGTCCAGGCAGGATTTTCACTGACCTGAAACAAGGGCAGAACCGCTACCAGCCGCAGAACCCCTGAGAGCGCAAAAAGCCCAAGTAGACCACCGGCGAACTCTGACTGGCCTAGATAACCACCCAAAGCAGCCCCAATAGCCCCTGAGACGCCCCCTACCGCTGCAACGCTGGCAAAGTAGGATGTATTCCGCGTAGTCGGCGCAATGCTGATTTGGATGTTGTGTGTGCATAAGTCCAGGGCCGCAGTGGTCGCTCCGATCAGCACGTGTAGCAGGGGCAACCAGAGCAGCATTGACCATTGATCTGTGCTGGTACCCAGCCAGAGGAATGGTGTCACCGCGACGCACAAGCCCGAGATGATCAGCAATGGACGGTTTCCCGTTCGATCTGCAACTCGACCCCAGAAGCGTAAAGTTAGGGTGTTGGCGGCAGCACAAATGCTGTTGTAGGCTGTGACCCAAACCAGACCGAGCCCCAGATCGTCCAGCAGGTAGACTGCAAAGAACGGCCCACTCAGATTGAGCGCAAAGGTCCATAGAGCTTGGAAGCCCAAGAAAGCGCGAAAATTGGGTTCTCGCAATGGGTGAACAGGTGGGCTATCATTACTGGCTGTCTGGTGCTGCTCAGCTTGGGGATTAACATCCACCATGTATACCTGGACTAGCAAACTCACAATGCCAGCAACAACTGCTAGCACTAGCAGAGCCCCATAGCCTTGTAAGCTCCCTCCTGACCAATGGTCAATCGCTAGGCCAGCTAGAGGCAGGCACAGTAGGGTGGTCACCCCAACCGTCATATTGCGAAAACCGAAATAGCGACCGCGCAACCGGGCAGGGACTATTGCTGCCACCCAGCTGAACCAGGAGGCGCCGCCTAAAGCACATAGCAAGCTAGATACAACAGCCACGCCCAGAATCAGCTGGGGAGTTGCCGATAGCCCAAATAAACCAGTCAAACTAATGGCCACTAGCAGCCAGAGGGAACGGGCCAACCCAAAGGTCAGCAGCCCGTAGCGCCAGCGACTCGTAGTCTGCTCTGCCAAGTGAGCGCCTACCGGCTGAGCAAGGTTGACCAGCATGGGGATCGCTGCCAATAGGCCAATCTCAAATGTGCTGGCCTGGAGCTCTAACATGCAATTGCTGAGCAGCACCCCACCGGTCACGCTGGAGAAGACTGTAGAGAAGATGCCATCCCAGGTTGAGGCTTTCAGACTGGTTCGGATGGCAGATTTAGACAAGTCAAGACCCATTAACTTCCCCGAATGCTCCTGTCGGTGGCTATTATTCCCTGGGGCTTAGAACTTTGAGAATCAGAACTTGTTCAACACTGATTTTGCCACTGACTTGAGAGAATTCTTAGCATCATTCAAGGTTTGGGCGATCGGTTGCTGAGTATGCAAGAAGACACGGGCACAGTTGCGTCCAGGCATTCCAGAAATCGAACCACCTGGATGGGTACCAGCCCCTGTTAAGAATAAACCTTCGATCGGCGTCTTGTAGTTAGCAAGTTCTGGCAAAGGTCGGAAAAACACCATCTGATCAAAGGTCATGTCCAGGTGGTAGTAGTTACCTTTCAAGGCTCCTAAACGCTCACCAAGTTCAGCTGGGCTCTCAACCCGACGGGCTATGACAGCATTTTTGAGGTTGGGGGCGTAATCAGCCAACTTGTCGAGCACCCGATCGGCAACCTTATTTTTGAGTTCGTCGGTCCAACCCGTTCCATTCAGTCCTGTTCCCTCAGCACCAGCAATTTGGTAGGGAGCGAAAAACTCGATCCAGAGTGTGTGCTTACCTTCGGGTGCCATGGAGGGATCTAACATCGTGGGCACCACGACATACATAGAAGGGTCCGAATCAGGAATGTTGCCAATGCTGGGTTCACTGTGAGCAATCTCAACCTGACGCACAGAATCAGCAATCAAAACCGAGCCAATTAGATATTCATCCTGATGATTGTGATGTTCAAAGCGCAGAGGCTCAGACAAGGCACAATCGATTTTGAGGATTGTTTCGTTATTATTGACGATCCGTCGATCTAAACGCTCGTGCAGGTTAGCATCTGCTGCATCTACATCACTCTTGTCAATCAAATGTAGAAATAGGCGTTTGGCATCAATATTAGAGATCACACCATGTTTAGCCCGATACTCTGTGCCATCTTTGACGCGCACACCAACAGCTCGGCCCTCATCGACTAGGACCTTTTGCACAAATTGTTCGGTCAGCACAACACCACCCTTGCTGTGCACCAATTTAAGCAGCGCCTGTACTAACGCGCCGGTACCACCTCGAGGCCGAGCCATGCCTGGATCGTGACGCATCGCCATCATCATGGCTCCGACCGAAAGGGTCTTTTGTGAAGGAGGGGCGCCCAATTCCGAAGCTAATCTCGCCAAAGGTGCTTTGAGAAATTCTGAGTCGAACCACTCGTTCAGAATGTCCTCAGGACTAGTCAGCATTGTGCGAATAAAATCTAGCGTTTTGTCAGGGCCTCCTATGACTGAAAGCAAATCTTTAAGCTTCGCACCATCGTAATTGCCTGTTATGTCAATGACTGACTTAGGTGATGCGTTGAATACCGGGATCATCGCGCCGATCACTCGCTGCCAAAAGTCAGCGAATTCAGCATATTTTTTAGCATCGCGTGAGCTGTAACGTTCGATCTCCGCACAGGTTTTTTCGACCGAGCGATGGCCTAGAAAATATTTGCCATCAGGATGCGGACAAAAAACGACAGGGTCACAATAAAGATATTCAAGACCATATTGAGTTAGTTCTAACTCTTCGACAACCGGCCCTAAATGAATAAATTCATGATCAATCGCACACAGATTAAACTTGAAGCCAGGTGCCTCTTCGGGCAGGCTTTCTTCTGTAGTAGCAGCACCACCTGGAACAGATCTTTTCTCCAGTAGTAAAACGCTATATCCTGCTTTTAATAAGTACGCTGCACACACCAGACCGTTATGGCCTGCGCCAATAATGATGACATCATATTCCTGCATGCCTAAGCTCCAACTCGTTTGACCTGAATTAGACTTTAGGGATTGAGCCAGGATTTCAGCGTCGCTCTCTAGATGGAGCTTTGAGCCGCAAGGGGAGTTCGCCGCTATGAGCTTGGTTGCTGGGAACGCTCCTGCCAGTCTTTAGCTACTTGGTCAATGCCGTAGAAGTTGCTCCAAAAAGCATCTACGATTGGCGTTGGCAGAACCTTAGTCATTAGAAACAGCAGAAAACCTCCCCCAGTTGCAGCGATGTAGCGAGGGCGGGGATGATGGTCTTCAAGGGATCGGAGAATCACTTTTGCCACCCGTTCAGACGTCCAAGCCCTGCTGCTCGTCTGCTGTTCTAACCCTTTTAGTTTTTCGAAGGCCGCTCGGTAGGGCGTTTTTTCAGGAGCAGCAACTGCCTGCTCTACTGCTTGGGCTGACGCTTTGAAGAAATTTGT harbors:
- a CDS encoding bestrophin family protein → MTLEKLYWFRLALRLQGSVIPEVFPRALICGLFGGLISVLHVLGWPVSLPVLGSLIPSIVLGLLLVFRTNTAYERFWEGRKAWGTLTNTVRNLARQLWMAVTEEEPADRTQKIATLRLLVAFAVAVKLHLRQEPLSAELEALLAPSQYLKLKTMNHPPLEIAFWIGDYLQDQHRRGRLSSHQLTAMHELLDDLVDALGACERILKTPMPLAYAIHLKQLLLIYSFSLPFQMVDQLVWITGPVVALISFTLLGIEAIGIEIENPFGRDPNDLPLDAICSTMLRNIEDLITLRPSGRLYTSELSSLGSDA
- a CDS encoding alpha/beta fold hydrolase, producing the protein MAQFSKEALTGTELNLVVSCTRETLTWLWQGFPIAYQQAGVNQPGKPIVVLIHGFGASSGHWRQNLEALATVAQVYALDLIGFGQSAKPTPNRRGELLPGEQVPYTFETWGAQVVDFCREVAQGTAEQPVLLIGNSIGCIVAMQAAVQAPELVKAVALLNCSLRLLHERKRATLPWYRGVGASAMQGLLSFAPFGRFFFSQVSTRNTVRKILLKAYSRPETVSDELVELLLEPAASSGAAEVFLAFVRYSQGPLPEDLLAVLPCPALMIWGEHDPWEPVQLGRELARFDCVQEFVTVPAGHCPQDEAPDLVNPLLQSWIQQYASAGVQAN
- a CDS encoding precorrin-8X methylmutase; this encodes MEWHVTDAQSLAIIDREIGDHAFSPSEYEIVRRVIYATADFEYKYLVQFSDQALQAGAAALAARSTIIVDVPMLQVAIAPSIQATFANPVYCSMDALTRPQREKSRTAWGIATLAQRYPEGIFVVGQSQTALTTLVELIEIEEIKPALVIATPSGFLEADAAKERLQDSQIPHIRIEGRKGSAVVAAAILDGLVDLAWQAYGQEGNGHSWGH
- a CDS encoding MFS transporter, giving the protein MGLDLSKSAIRTSLKASTWDGIFSTVFSSVTGGVLLSNCMLELQASTFEIGLLAAIPMLVNLAQPVGAHLAEQTTSRWRYGLLTFGLARSLWLLVAISLTGLFGLSATPQLILGVAVVSSLLCALGGASWFSWVAAIVPARLRGRYFGFRNMTVGVTTLLCLPLAGLAIDHWSGGSLQGYGALLVLAVVAGIVSLLVQVYMVDVNPQAEQHQTASNDSPPVHPLREPNFRAFLGFQALWTFALNLSGPFFAVYLLDDLGLGLVWVTAYNSICAAANTLTLRFWGRVADRTGNRPLLIISGLCVAVTPFLWLGTSTDQWSMLLWLPLLHVLIGATTAALDLCTHNIQISIAPTTRNTSYFASVAAVGGVSGAIGAALGGYLGQSEFAGGLLGLFALSGVLRLVAVLPLFQVSENPAWTVPQVIQLLQLELRSLTGLLRGRPVQPTLLPSGTEVELIPSELMASELMPPELVPVEVESEPTPEQAATLPLRT
- the crtO gene encoding beta-carotene ketolase CrtO; the protein is MQEYDVIIIGAGHNGLVCAAYLLKAGYSVLLLEKRSVPGGAATTEESLPEEAPGFKFNLCAIDHEFIHLGPVVEELELTQYGLEYLYCDPVVFCPHPDGKYFLGHRSVEKTCAEIERYSSRDAKKYAEFADFWQRVIGAMIPVFNASPKSVIDITGNYDGAKLKDLLSVIGGPDKTLDFIRTMLTSPEDILNEWFDSEFLKAPLARLASELGAPPSQKTLSVGAMMMAMRHDPGMARPRGGTGALVQALLKLVHSKGGVVLTEQFVQKVLVDEGRAVGVRVKDGTEYRAKHGVISNIDAKRLFLHLIDKSDVDAADANLHERLDRRIVNNNETILKIDCALSEPLRFEHHNHQDEYLIGSVLIADSVRQVEIAHSEPSIGNIPDSDPSMYVVVPTMLDPSMAPEGKHTLWIEFFAPYQIAGAEGTGLNGTGWTDELKNKVADRVLDKLADYAPNLKNAVIARRVESPAELGERLGALKGNYYHLDMTFDQMVFFRPLPELANYKTPIEGLFLTGAGTHPGGSISGMPGRNCARVFLHTQQPIAQTLNDAKNSLKSVAKSVLNKF
- the ftsH4 gene encoding ATP-dependent zinc metalloprotease FtsH4, whose protein sequence is MAVKDQPRAPRGRQIANIILLLSSLFLLVNVFFPNLFGPSIPQVPYSLFVHQIEEQQVTRVSLGQNQIRYQLKATDDQPAQVLATTPIPLDLELPKILEANGVEFAAAPPAQNGWLTSLLSWVVPPLIFVAIFQFFSGRGFGGPQGALSITKSKAKVYVEGESAKTTFADVAGVEESKTELVEIVEFLKSPQRFTQIGARIPKGVLLVGPPGTGKTLLAKAVAGEAGVTFFSISGSEFVELFVGAGAARVRDLFEQAKKQAPCIIFIDELDAIGKSRSSGIYGGNDEREQTLNQLLTEMDGFAVGDATVIVLAATNRPESLDPALLRPGRFDRQVLVDRPDLSGREAILKIHSVKVKLGPDVNLRAIATRTPGFAGADLANLVNEAALLAARARREAVAQEDFAEAIERVVAGLEKKSRVLNDKEKKIVAYHEVGHALVGAMTSTGGRVEKISIVPRGMAALGYTLQLPTEDRFLMDEAELRNQIATLLGGRSAEEIIFGSITTGASNDLQRATELAERMVTAYGMSKVLGPLAYEQGQQNMFLGNGGANARRAVSEQTAEAIDREVKGIVDQAHQQALDILNANRDLLETITGQLLETEVIEGEALQTLLTQVSQPSPVHA